In Tessaracoccus flavus, the following are encoded in one genomic region:
- a CDS encoding sensor histidine kinase yields MTRLRGLVGRMRWGTRTFLTQALVVAVGVITAALIAVVVGPPLFHEHLQQLGHADGTAEMGHVEQAFLDAGVRSLGIGLVVALTLAIGLAWIETRRLRRPLEQLTAAAAQLEAGDYTARVPQSGTSPEFTAVADAFNDMASRLDSTETSRRRLLSDVAHELRTPLATLTAELEAVIDDVVPWDHDSQQLLTLQAARLKKIAADLDDVSRAEEGRFTLDTQTQAVWDLIEPAVATVATRYQAKGVVLSADSDPGFVAADPQRVGQILGNLLDNALRHTPIGGIVHISARESRDEVVFMVTDTGDGLTPEQLSKVFDRFYRADTARARDAGGSGIGLTIARSLALAHGGSLTATSPGPGHGSTFTLTLPLATAPEPERVLIDS; encoded by the coding sequence ATGACCAGGCTGCGCGGTCTCGTGGGCCGGATGCGGTGGGGAACCCGCACCTTCCTCACCCAGGCCCTGGTGGTGGCGGTCGGCGTGATCACCGCCGCCCTGATCGCTGTGGTGGTCGGGCCCCCACTGTTCCACGAACACCTGCAACAACTAGGTCACGCGGACGGAACTGCCGAGATGGGGCATGTGGAGCAGGCGTTCCTCGACGCTGGCGTCAGATCGTTGGGCATCGGGCTGGTGGTGGCGCTCACGCTGGCTATCGGCCTGGCCTGGATCGAGACCAGGCGGCTGCGCCGCCCACTGGAACAACTGACCGCAGCCGCCGCCCAGCTCGAGGCAGGCGACTACACCGCCCGCGTCCCCCAGAGTGGAACAAGTCCCGAGTTCACGGCCGTCGCCGACGCGTTCAACGACATGGCCAGCCGCCTGGATTCCACCGAGACCAGCCGACGGCGGCTGCTCTCGGACGTGGCGCACGAGCTTCGCACCCCCCTGGCCACGCTGACCGCTGAGCTGGAGGCCGTCATCGACGACGTGGTCCCCTGGGACCACGACAGCCAGCAGCTGCTCACCCTCCAGGCCGCCCGGCTCAAGAAGATCGCCGCCGACCTCGACGACGTATCCCGCGCCGAGGAAGGTCGATTCACTTTGGATACCCAGACCCAGGCGGTGTGGGACCTCATAGAGCCCGCCGTCGCCACCGTCGCCACCCGATACCAGGCCAAGGGAGTCGTCTTGTCCGCGGACTCGGACCCGGGCTTCGTCGCAGCGGATCCGCAGCGGGTGGGACAGATCCTGGGCAACCTCCTCGACAACGCGCTGCGGCACACCCCCATCGGGGGGATCGTGCACATCAGCGCACGCGAGTCCCGGGACGAGGTGGTGTTCATGGTCACCGACACCGGCGACGGCCTCACCCCGGAGCAGCTCTCGAAGGTGTTCGACCGGTTCTACCGCGCCGACACCGCCCGGGCCCGCGATGCGGGCGGCTCCGGGATCGGGCTGACCATCGCCCGCAGCCTCGCCCTAGCCCACGGCGGCTCATTGACCGCAACCAGCCCCGGCCCCGGACACGGCTCGACATTCACCCTCACCCTTCCCCTCGCCACCGCGCCAGAACCGGAGCGTGTCTTGATCGATTCTTGA
- a CDS encoding DUF305 domain-containing protein: MSRTKQITATLAGLVLTATLAACADQSTTPPAATTTPTSSTSATATESASASASASTDVAADHSDQDTTFAQMMIIHHEGAIEMSELAIERAESPEVVALAERISAAQGPEIDEMTAWLSAWGEDVSPDDHGGMDMGGMDMNGMSQEEMMTQLDGLTGAEFDQAFLEAMIAHHEGAIGMSEQQLAEGQNPDAVALAEKIIADQQAEITEMQEILTGL, translated from the coding sequence ATGTCACGCACGAAGCAGATCACCGCCACGTTGGCGGGGCTGGTCCTCACGGCCACCCTGGCAGCCTGCGCAGACCAGAGCACCACTCCCCCAGCCGCGACCACCACTCCGACCAGCAGCACCTCCGCCACGGCCACCGAGTCAGCGTCGGCGTCGGCGAGTGCCTCGACGGACGTCGCCGCCGATCACAGCGACCAGGACACCACCTTCGCGCAGATGATGATCATCCACCACGAGGGCGCCATCGAAATGTCTGAGCTGGCCATTGAGCGAGCCGAAAGCCCCGAGGTCGTCGCGCTCGCCGAGCGGATCTCTGCAGCCCAAGGCCCGGAGATCGACGAAATGACCGCCTGGCTGAGCGCCTGGGGCGAAGACGTCTCCCCCGACGACCACGGCGGTATGGACATGGGCGGGATGGACATGAACGGCATGAGCCAGGAAGAGATGATGACCCAACTCGACGGCCTCACGGGCGCCGAGTTCGATCAGGCGTTCCTCGAGGCCATGATCGCCCACCACGAGGGCGCGATCGGGATGTCCGAGCAGCAGTTGGCCGAGGGCCAGAACCCCGACGCGGTGGCGCTGGCGGAGAAGATCATCGCCGACCAGCAGGCCGAAATCACCGAGATGCAGGAGATACTCACCGGCCTCTGA
- a CDS encoding prolipoprotein diacylglyceryl transferase has translation MGIQSYGLSKALALLVGAFLLGRAFTRIGYDKELAHSIALWATVWGFVGAKVYYLIANWDNFSWHLFGGSGFVWYGGLIAGSIAVIVMTRRHDLPLGRVAGAMAAPLSVAYGIGRIGCFLAGDGTYGTPTDLPWGMAFPNGVVPVDVPVHPVQLYEAAGAFLIAGILWVLGRRLRPVAVFGSYLMLSGAARLLAEMVRINPHVVLDLTEAQLIGIASIILGAALILRDTFHPAAPVSNVSAADPSSAAPSPHPVGR, from the coding sequence GTGGGGATCCAGAGCTATGGGCTGAGTAAGGCGCTGGCGCTGCTGGTCGGCGCGTTCCTGTTGGGTCGCGCGTTCACGCGGATCGGTTACGACAAGGAACTGGCGCACTCGATCGCGTTGTGGGCGACGGTGTGGGGGTTCGTCGGCGCGAAGGTGTACTACCTGATCGCGAACTGGGACAACTTCAGTTGGCACCTGTTCGGCGGGTCCGGGTTCGTCTGGTACGGGGGATTGATCGCCGGGTCGATCGCGGTGATCGTGATGACTCGACGCCACGATCTGCCCCTTGGGCGGGTGGCGGGCGCGATGGCGGCGCCGCTGTCGGTGGCCTACGGCATCGGCCGGATCGGCTGCTTCCTGGCCGGTGACGGCACCTACGGCACGCCCACCGATCTGCCCTGGGGGATGGCGTTCCCCAACGGAGTGGTGCCGGTCGACGTTCCGGTGCACCCGGTCCAGCTATATGAAGCGGCCGGTGCGTTCCTGATCGCCGGCATCTTGTGGGTGCTGGGCCGCAGACTGCGGCCGGTGGCCGTGTTCGGGTCCTATCTGATGCTCAGCGGAGCGGCCCGCCTCCTCGCCGAGATGGTCCGCATCAACCCGCACGTCGTGCTCGATCTCACAGAGGCGCAGCTGATCGGCATCGCCAGCATCATCCTCGGCGCCGCCCTGATCCTCCGAGACACGTTCCATCCTGCTGCTCCAGTCTCAAACGTCTCCGCCGCCGACCCCTCGTCGGCTGCCCCCAGCCCCCATCCGGTCGGACGGTGA
- a CDS encoding DMT family transporter, with protein MLAVEASAVSQTATVTYDPNQTSVAQLVGWVNDCGYHCTGLDLVTAAAWHLLMGAAGLMVFAAAVEGLPVIAWTPRFVLSLAFLALVGTAATTVAWFAEARRSQARHVDGVDVPDSGPWYRVGLRRIGRVAGRMDRRRAPRRVGGHVDHPSTTAPGPHTPDGCRPRRLVSHTAGHMNNE; from the coding sequence GTGCTGGCCGTCGAGGCCAGCGCCGTCTCCCAGACCGCGACGGTCACATATGACCCGAACCAGACGTCGGTCGCCCAACTGGTCGGCTGGGTCAATGACTGCGGCTACCACTGCACCGGGCTGGATCTGGTCACGGCCGCGGCGTGGCACCTGCTGATGGGCGCGGCTGGACTGATGGTGTTCGCCGCGGCCGTGGAGGGCTTGCCGGTGATCGCGTGGACTCCCCGTTTCGTCCTCTCGCTGGCGTTTCTGGCCCTCGTTGGTACCGCAGCGACGACCGTGGCGTGGTTCGCCGAGGCGCGCCGCAGCCAGGCTCGACACGTTGACGGCGTGGACGTACCTGACTCCGGTCCTTGGTATCGGGTTGGCCTCCGTCGCATTGGGCGAGTGGCCGGGCGGATGGACCGCCGTCGGGCTCCTCGGCGTGTTGGCGGCCATGTGGATCACCCTTCGACCACCGCGCCGGGCCCTCATACACCCGACGGCTGTCGGCCCCGCCGGCTGGTGAGCCACACCGCCGGTCACATGAACAACGAGTAG
- a CDS encoding heavy-metal-associated domain-containing protein, producing the protein MTTMTQATYGVRGLSCWRCMISAVEAVRALPGVHTVGMDLEPHGESLLTLAPAGAVTSAQVRATLDRSGFELTRRRRRPRPSRLRHALTTAPVDDGREILTEA; encoded by the coding sequence GTGACGACGATGACACAGGCCACCTACGGGGTGCGCGGGCTCAGCTGTTGGCGCTGCATGATCAGCGCTGTGGAGGCGGTCCGGGCCTTGCCCGGGGTGCATACCGTCGGGATGGATTTGGAGCCGCACGGGGAGTCGCTGTTGACGCTGGCACCGGCCGGCGCCGTGACCAGCGCCCAGGTCCGGGCCACCCTCGACCGCTCCGGGTTCGAACTGACCCGACGCCGGCGCCGGCCCCGACCCAGCCGGCTCCGACATGCCCTCACCACAGCCCCTGTGGACGACGGTCGGGAAATCTTGACCGAAGCCTGA
- a CDS encoding heavy metal translocating P-type ATPase, translating to MEVEIVMLWLVIGGAVVLTGLLLWFFFGPKRAGKVRIEDGVQVVEVTVDGGYNPGVIDGVRPGMPVRIMFDRREGGECTSRVVVPDFKVNASLPAYRTTAVEFTPTEAGEFRFACGMNMVSGLIRVTGDPHTAPTPTTASGHHHAQVAASPAVAGLATDGADDEAERAVEIRDLTRRVIIGAILTAPVLIAVMAVELFGATWVPEILMSPWLQLALIAPVMLWSGWPIHRVGWRALSHRTADMNSLITLGTVAAFGYSLVVTFAPGLLPEELRQVYFEAVGVIITLILLGRLLETKAKAGTGEAIRKLIGLQPRTARVLREDVELEIPVEDVVVGDVIVIRPGEKMPVDGEVIHGSSAVDESMVTGESIPAAKTVGDTIIGATINATGALRYVATKVGSDTLLAQIIKLVREAQGSKAPIQRLVDKVSSYFVPVVIIIAVWTLAIWLLVGPPPVFVFALVAAVSVLIIACPCALGLATPMSITVGTGKGAEHGILIRSAEALETAHKLDAIILDKTGTITKGVPTLTDVATVAAFDENQLLGWVAAIENSSEHPLAAAIVTGATDRGLTLGEVTDFDSVTGQGVRGHVDGHDVLVGNRRLLDENGISTDTLRPLHDALAAGGKTPMLVAVDGLPAGIVAVADTIKDGSPAAVAALQARGIEVIMMTGDNRATAAAIASQVGIRRVVAEVMPAHKAAEVRRLQDEGKIVGMVGDGINDAPALAQADVGSAIGTGTDVAIESSDITLISGALSGVVTAVDLSRATMRNIKQNLVFAFLYNTLGIPIAAGLLYPVFGILLSPMVAAAAMALSSLSVVTNANRLRRWAPHPIHESPTTGSPVTPVVEIGGETPTTQHHTTGKDTPMFGKKTTATTHIDPVCGMKVKPATAAATRTRSETTIYFCSTHCAEAFDADPARYGHPQIAAEHQPEAHTPAPHHH from the coding sequence GTGGAAGTGGAGATTGTGATGCTCTGGCTGGTCATAGGTGGGGCGGTGGTCCTGACCGGGTTGCTGCTGTGGTTCTTCTTCGGCCCGAAACGGGCAGGGAAGGTCCGCATCGAAGATGGTGTTCAGGTGGTGGAGGTGACTGTCGACGGCGGCTACAACCCGGGGGTGATCGACGGGGTGCGTCCGGGGATGCCGGTGCGGATCATGTTCGACCGCCGAGAGGGTGGCGAGTGCACCTCGCGGGTGGTGGTGCCGGACTTCAAGGTCAACGCGAGCCTTCCCGCGTACCGGACCACGGCCGTCGAGTTCACCCCGACTGAGGCCGGCGAGTTCCGCTTCGCATGCGGCATGAACATGGTCTCCGGTCTGATCCGCGTCACCGGCGACCCCCACACCGCACCCACCCCCACCACAGCATCGGGTCATCACCACGCGCAGGTGGCCGCCTCCCCGGCAGTGGCCGGTCTTGCGACCGACGGTGCCGATGATGAGGCAGAGCGGGCTGTGGAGATCCGGGACCTGACCCGGCGGGTGATCATCGGCGCTATCCTCACCGCCCCGGTGCTGATCGCGGTGATGGCCGTCGAGCTGTTCGGCGCCACCTGGGTGCCTGAGATCTTGATGAGTCCCTGGTTGCAGCTGGCGCTGATTGCGCCGGTGATGCTGTGGTCGGGCTGGCCGATCCACCGCGTGGGATGGCGTGCCCTGTCGCACCGCACCGCAGACATGAACTCGCTGATCACGCTCGGCACCGTCGCGGCGTTCGGTTACAGCCTGGTGGTGACCTTCGCCCCCGGACTACTGCCTGAGGAGCTGCGGCAGGTGTACTTCGAAGCCGTCGGGGTGATCATCACGTTGATCCTGCTCGGCCGGCTCCTGGAAACCAAAGCCAAGGCCGGCACCGGTGAGGCGATCCGCAAACTGATCGGCCTGCAGCCCCGCACCGCCCGCGTCCTACGCGAAGATGTGGAGCTGGAGATCCCGGTCGAGGACGTCGTGGTCGGGGATGTGATCGTGATCCGCCCCGGGGAGAAGATGCCCGTTGACGGTGAGGTGATTCACGGATCCTCCGCGGTCGACGAGTCGATGGTGACCGGGGAGTCGATCCCTGCGGCCAAGACGGTCGGTGACACCATCATCGGCGCAACCATCAACGCCACCGGGGCACTGCGCTATGTCGCCACCAAGGTCGGCTCCGATACCTTGCTCGCCCAGATCATCAAACTGGTCCGTGAGGCCCAGGGCTCGAAGGCCCCCATCCAACGGCTGGTGGACAAGGTCTCGAGCTACTTCGTCCCGGTCGTGATCATCATCGCGGTGTGGACGCTGGCGATCTGGCTGCTGGTGGGTCCCCCGCCGGTGTTCGTGTTTGCGCTCGTCGCCGCCGTCTCGGTCCTGATCATCGCCTGCCCCTGCGCCTTGGGGCTCGCGACCCCGATGTCGATCACCGTGGGCACCGGCAAGGGAGCCGAACACGGCATCCTGATCCGCTCCGCTGAAGCGCTGGAAACCGCGCACAAGCTTGACGCGATCATCCTCGACAAGACCGGCACCATCACCAAGGGTGTACCGACCCTCACCGACGTCGCCACCGTGGCAGCGTTCGATGAGAACCAGCTCCTCGGCTGGGTCGCCGCTATCGAGAACAGCTCCGAGCACCCCCTGGCGGCGGCGATCGTGACCGGCGCCACCGACCGCGGTCTCACCCTGGGCGAGGTCACTGACTTCGACTCGGTCACCGGGCAAGGCGTCCGCGGCCACGTCGACGGCCACGACGTCCTGGTCGGCAACCGGCGACTTCTCGACGAAAATGGCATCAGTACCGACACGCTGCGGCCGCTGCATGACGCGCTCGCAGCAGGGGGCAAGACGCCGATGCTGGTGGCCGTCGACGGGCTCCCCGCGGGAATCGTGGCGGTCGCCGACACCATCAAGGACGGCTCCCCGGCCGCGGTCGCGGCCCTCCAGGCACGCGGCATCGAGGTCATCATGATGACTGGCGACAACCGGGCAACCGCTGCCGCGATCGCCTCCCAGGTCGGGATCCGTCGCGTGGTCGCCGAAGTGATGCCCGCCCACAAGGCCGCCGAGGTCCGACGCCTCCAGGACGAAGGCAAGATCGTCGGAATGGTCGGCGACGGCATCAACGACGCCCCCGCCCTCGCGCAGGCAGACGTCGGCTCCGCGATCGGCACCGGCACCGACGTGGCCATCGAATCCTCCGACATCACCCTGATCTCCGGCGCCCTGTCAGGGGTGGTCACCGCCGTTGACCTGTCGCGGGCCACTATGCGCAACATCAAACAGAACCTGGTGTTCGCGTTCCTGTACAACACCCTCGGCATCCCCATCGCCGCAGGTTTGCTCTACCCCGTCTTCGGGATCCTGCTCAGCCCCATGGTCGCCGCCGCAGCCATGGCCCTGTCCTCACTGTCGGTGGTCACCAACGCCAACCGGCTCCGCCGCTGGGCACCACACCCCATCCACGAGTCCCCCACCACCGGCTCCCCCGTCACCCCCGTCGTCGAAATCGGCGGCGAGACCCCCACCACCCAGCACCACACCACAGGAAAGGACACCCCCATGTTCGGCAAGAAGACCACCGCCACCACCCACATCGATCCCGTCTGCGGAATGAAGGTCAAGCCCGCCACCGCGGCCGCCACCCGCACCCGCAGCGAGACCACGATCTACTTCTGCTCCACCCACTGCGCCGAAGCCTTCGACGCGGACCCCGCCCGCTACGGACACCCCCAGATCGCGGCCGAGCACCAACCCGAGGCTCACACCCCCGCACCGCACCACCACTAG
- a CDS encoding metal-sensitive transcriptional regulator — protein MTGNPQRPELIGQLAVIEGHIRGIARMVYQDANCIEILTQTSAVTGSLRSVALDLVDNHLQHCLTQAIHSPDPAYRDAKVAEASTAIARLVRS, from the coding sequence ATGACCGGCAACCCACAGCGTCCGGAACTCATCGGCCAACTCGCCGTGATCGAAGGCCATATCCGCGGCATCGCCCGCATGGTCTATCAGGACGCCAACTGCATCGAGATCCTCACGCAGACCTCAGCAGTCACCGGCTCGCTGCGCTCAGTCGCCCTGGACCTGGTCGACAACCACCTCCAGCACTGCCTCACCCAGGCCATCCACTCCCCAGACCCCGCCTACCGCGACGCCAAGGTCGCCGAGGCCTCCACAGCCATCGCCCGCCTCGTCCGCAGCTGA
- a CDS encoding IS3 family transposase, giving the protein MSSIRRKYTPEFKADAVQLVVVAQRPIAQVARELEINESSLGYWVKIYREQHPDPVKAPPPVEAARLAALEAEVRRLSEENAFLKKAAAFFARTQP; this is encoded by the coding sequence ATGTCATCGATACGCAGGAAGTACACCCCGGAGTTCAAGGCTGACGCGGTCCAGCTCGTGGTGGTCGCGCAGCGGCCGATCGCGCAGGTCGCGCGGGAGTTGGAGATCAATGAGAGCTCGCTGGGCTACTGGGTCAAGATCTACCGGGAACAGCACCCCGACCCGGTGAAGGCCCCGCCCCCGGTGGAGGCGGCCCGCCTGGCCGCGTTGGAGGCCGAGGTGCGCCGGCTGTCGGAAGAGAACGCGTTCCTGAAAAAAGCCGCGGCCTTCTTCGCCAGGACGCAACCGTGA
- a CDS encoding carbohydrate binding domain-containing protein codes for MRSPGGRAALAVTLVGLVATSVVAMPQAMAAPGDNIVVNPGFEDGTTGWIPSGGGQFALSDDAASGEHSGALTDRGAFYDGLKGELAEPLAHDGQYRVTAKVKHTTGADEEPFGLAYCPASGACVAAADAIKQVQKGDWEEYSLDFIPEESSNYNENHAETVFSHFQFETPWSSTVDFLLDDVSIVRLDTPAGILPEGTFEDGGHEGWYVVDGREGELQVTSPGAESDSALQITGRTQTNTGPAADVAGKLEEGATYRLEADLRYTGGNETQGFAFTICDDAFTYGICLNAVTRTVTQGEWTSFDDEFVADVPNSGVGGVGDWRRAFFETDWTGEPEASDLVDFEIDNVSLVKVADPAEEPAEDGKSPVEDVQAKPVGDHNPLMGHKFGADPHHVVFNDRLYIYSTSDDQQYQTAEKKPNGLPVRDGGYDRINTLNVMSTDDMVNWVDHGAVPVAGLDGIAKWAGNSWAPAAVSADLDGDGTEEVYLYFCNGGSGTGVIVGGSPLGPWEDPNGQMLIGQNNPIQFPQGMWLFDPEVFVDVDGQPYLYFGGNWDFAQDPYHPKSTRVVKLDPNDYTKLEDPSGAGITVIDGPGMFEASSMFERNGTYYYSYSSNFAVGNSQYDDKMIEGQDYPGAGQIAYMMTDDPMDLTREKFAGTLFASHGKWFPGSGGNNHSDVFNYQGKTYFTYHTQTMGLAWGDELNNGNVVNYRSVHLDEVEFNEDGTIKEVEGTNAGVEQIKDFDPYRTFEAETLAWQLGVRTEQVDTASVEFPEHNDNGNTVLTKIDDGDFTGISSVDFGDGAAEVTARVKPLVQGATIEVRLDSETGPVVATINADSAVGEWNDVTAEVAGATGVHDLFFVFRGPEGERLIEVDSWAFTAAGDEPTTDPSEDPSEDPSPEPSEDPSEEPTQPTPTVAPSAPGTTPESVDVYTTPGFHRAGGRLWHTECEPYSQTVRCRTSIWATTIKSEGGRFVQTNGWAFNNLTYLPMMSRGQWSHNPLGTSGSWTSDGRQWRTECDTAATGRGGCRSYILTDVAAADGSTAFKQSRQWVFNNIVRFAN; via the coding sequence ATGCGCAGTCCCGGAGGGCGGGCAGCCCTCGCGGTGACGCTCGTCGGGCTCGTAGCGACGTCGGTCGTCGCGATGCCCCAGGCGATGGCCGCGCCGGGTGACAACATCGTCGTCAACCCGGGATTCGAGGACGGGACCACCGGCTGGATCCCCTCCGGCGGTGGCCAGTTCGCGCTCAGCGACGACGCGGCCTCGGGCGAGCACAGCGGTGCCCTGACGGATCGGGGCGCCTTCTACGACGGACTCAAGGGCGAACTTGCCGAGCCGCTGGCCCACGACGGGCAGTACCGCGTCACGGCGAAGGTCAAGCACACCACGGGGGCGGACGAGGAACCGTTCGGGCTCGCCTACTGCCCGGCCTCCGGCGCCTGCGTCGCCGCGGCCGACGCCATCAAGCAGGTCCAGAAGGGGGACTGGGAGGAGTACTCGCTCGATTTCATTCCCGAGGAGTCGTCCAACTACAACGAGAACCACGCCGAGACGGTCTTCTCCCACTTCCAGTTCGAGACCCCCTGGTCCTCCACCGTCGACTTCCTCCTCGACGACGTCAGCATCGTGCGGCTCGACACGCCGGCAGGCATCCTCCCCGAGGGCACCTTCGAGGACGGCGGCCACGAGGGCTGGTACGTCGTCGACGGCCGCGAGGGCGAGCTGCAGGTCACCTCCCCGGGCGCCGAGTCCGACTCGGCCCTGCAGATCACGGGCCGCACCCAGACCAACACGGGCCCGGCCGCTGACGTGGCAGGCAAGCTCGAGGAGGGCGCCACCTACCGGCTGGAGGCGGACCTGCGCTACACCGGCGGGAACGAGACGCAGGGATTCGCCTTCACCATCTGTGACGACGCCTTCACCTACGGAATCTGCCTCAACGCGGTCACCAGGACCGTCACGCAGGGGGAGTGGACCAGCTTCGACGACGAGTTCGTCGCGGACGTCCCGAACTCCGGCGTGGGCGGCGTCGGGGACTGGCGGCGCGCGTTCTTCGAGACGGACTGGACCGGGGAGCCCGAGGCCTCCGACCTGGTGGACTTCGAGATCGACAACGTCTCGCTGGTCAAGGTGGCCGACCCGGCCGAGGAGCCCGCCGAGGACGGCAAGTCCCCGGTGGAGGACGTCCAGGCCAAGCCCGTCGGGGACCACAACCCGCTCATGGGCCACAAGTTCGGTGCGGACCCGCACCACGTCGTGTTCAACGACCGCCTCTACATCTACTCCACCAGTGACGACCAGCAGTACCAGACGGCGGAGAAGAAGCCGAACGGCCTGCCCGTGCGCGACGGTGGCTACGACCGCATCAACACCCTCAACGTGATGTCCACCGACGACATGGTCAACTGGGTTGACCACGGTGCCGTGCCCGTCGCGGGCCTGGACGGGATCGCCAAGTGGGCCGGCAACTCCTGGGCGCCGGCCGCGGTCTCGGCAGACCTCGACGGTGATGGCACCGAGGAGGTCTACCTCTACTTCTGCAACGGTGGCTCCGGCACCGGGGTCATCGTCGGCGGCTCGCCCCTGGGCCCGTGGGAGGACCCGAACGGCCAGATGCTGATCGGCCAGAACAACCCGATCCAGTTCCCGCAGGGGATGTGGCTGTTCGATCCCGAGGTCTTCGTGGACGTCGACGGCCAGCCCTACCTGTACTTCGGCGGCAACTGGGACTTCGCCCAGGACCCCTACCACCCGAAGTCCACCCGTGTCGTCAAGCTCGATCCCAACGACTACACCAAGCTCGAGGACCCGAGTGGAGCCGGAATCACCGTCATCGACGGACCCGGGATGTTCGAGGCGTCGTCGATGTTCGAGCGCAACGGCACGTACTACTACTCGTACTCCTCGAACTTCGCGGTGGGCAACTCGCAGTACGACGACAAGATGATCGAGGGCCAGGACTACCCGGGCGCCGGGCAGATCGCCTACATGATGACCGACGACCCGATGGACCTGACCCGCGAGAAGTTTGCCGGCACGCTGTTCGCCTCCCACGGCAAGTGGTTCCCCGGCTCGGGTGGCAACAACCACTCCGACGTCTTCAACTACCAGGGCAAGACGTACTTCACCTACCACACGCAGACGATGGGCCTGGCGTGGGGTGACGAGCTCAACAACGGCAACGTTGTCAACTACCGCAGCGTCCACCTGGACGAGGTGGAGTTCAACGAGGACGGCACCATCAAGGAGGTCGAGGGCACAAACGCGGGCGTGGAGCAGATCAAGGACTTCGACCCGTACCGCACCTTCGAGGCCGAGACGCTCGCCTGGCAGCTCGGTGTCCGCACCGAGCAGGTCGACACTGCCTCGGTGGAGTTCCCCGAGCACAACGACAACGGCAACACCGTGCTCACCAAGATCGATGACGGCGACTTCACGGGCATCTCGTCCGTGGACTTCGGCGACGGTGCGGCCGAGGTGACCGCGCGTGTCAAGCCGCTGGTCCAGGGCGCCACGATCGAGGTCCGCCTGGACTCCGAGACCGGGCCCGTCGTCGCCACCATCAACGCGGACTCCGCGGTGGGTGAGTGGAACGACGTCACGGCCGAGGTGGCCGGCGCCACCGGCGTGCACGACCTGTTCTTCGTGTTCCGCGGCCCCGAGGGCGAGCGCCTGATCGAGGTGGACAGCTGGGCCTTCACCGCGGCCGGCGACGAGCCGACGACGGATCCCTCCGAGGACCCGTCCGAGGATCCCTCGCCGGAGCCCTCCGAGGATCCCTCCGAGGAGCCGACGCAGCCCACCCCGACGGTGGCCCCCTCGGCCCCGGGCACCACCCCCGAGTCGGTCGACGTCTACACCACCCCCGGGTTCCACCGGGCGGGCGGGCGCCTGTGGCACACGGAGTGCGAGCCGTACTCGCAGACCGTGCGCTGCCGGACGTCGATCTGGGCCACCACCATCAAGAGCGAGGGTGGCCGCTTCGTGCAGACCAACGGTTGGGCCTTCAACAACCTGACCTACCTGCCGATGATGTCGCGTGGCCAGTGGTCGCACAACCCACTCGGCACCAGCGGGTCCTGGACCTCTGACGGCCGGCAGTGGCGCACCGAGTGCGACACCGCCGCCACCGGCCGGGGCGGTTGCCGCAGCTACATCCTCACCGACGTGGCCGCGGCCGACGGCTCGACGGCCTTCAAGCAGTCGAGGCAGTGGGTGTTCAACAACATCGTGAGGTTCGCCAACTGA